A single window of Nitrospinota bacterium DNA harbors:
- a CDS encoding AMP-binding protein, whose translation MNSRNISASLSHWEKVIPDQPAIIEIRTKTEVTFKQLEEESNLIASGLLNQGLKKGDRVLMMVPYGSDFVTLTFALFKAGAVPVLIDPGMGKKNVLHCVKQSEPRGIIAVPLVHAIKSLMPSAFKSIQFSVTVGKNWFWRGPTLEKIKKFGRTDYQMEEAQEDQEAAVLFTSGSTGPAKGVLYTHGMFEQQTQILREHFGIIQGEKDLPTFPLFGLFSTGMGMTSVIPDMDPTCPAKVKPENIIHPVKTYNITSSFGSPALWDTVSRYCETNKVRLTSLKRILIAGAPVSGTLLKRFESILEPDCKIMTPYGATEALPVTSIERQEIIKETWEKSEKGNGTCIGKPVPGAEVRIIQISDDPILKWEDGLEVPKGQTGEIIVKAPWVTKSYFNRDEITRLAKVPDGPNFWHRMGDVGKWDDQDRLWFCGRKSHRVVTDSETYFTIPCEAIFNTHPDVKRSALVGQGAGKHREPVMIIEPENKDRVTKDQEVFINELLEIAASYPHTCSIKKIFFYPDFPVDVRHNAKICREELADWVKNQP comes from the coding sequence ATGAACAGCCGCAACATCTCTGCCAGCCTCTCACATTGGGAAAAAGTTATACCTGATCAGCCTGCAATCATTGAAATAAGGACTAAAACCGAGGTTACTTTTAAACAACTGGAAGAAGAGAGCAACTTAATTGCTTCAGGGCTTCTCAATCAAGGATTGAAAAAAGGTGACCGGGTTCTCATGATGGTGCCATATGGAAGTGACTTTGTAACACTGACATTTGCTTTGTTTAAGGCTGGAGCAGTCCCTGTTCTGATTGACCCGGGAATGGGTAAAAAAAATGTTCTACATTGCGTAAAACAATCCGAACCACGTGGAATCATTGCGGTTCCCTTAGTCCATGCAATAAAATCACTGATGCCTTCGGCTTTCAAGTCAATCCAGTTTTCAGTAACCGTCGGGAAAAATTGGTTCTGGCGGGGCCCAACACTTGAAAAAATAAAAAAATTCGGACGAACCGATTATCAGATGGAAGAAGCTCAAGAAGATCAGGAGGCAGCTGTTTTATTCACTAGCGGAAGTACTGGTCCTGCCAAAGGGGTTCTTTATACTCACGGAATGTTTGAACAACAAACCCAAATTTTAAGAGAGCACTTTGGCATTATTCAGGGAGAAAAAGACTTACCAACTTTTCCTCTGTTCGGTTTGTTCAGTACTGGCATGGGGATGACAAGCGTCATACCAGATATGGATCCCACCTGCCCAGCCAAGGTAAAACCGGAAAATATCATTCATCCAGTCAAAACCTATAACATCACCAGCAGTTTTGGATCTCCGGCTTTATGGGACACGGTCAGCCGTTATTGCGAAACGAACAAGGTACGACTGACTTCCCTCAAGCGTATTTTGATCGCAGGCGCTCCCGTTTCAGGAACACTGCTAAAGCGTTTTGAATCTATATTAGAACCAGATTGCAAAATCATGACTCCCTATGGAGCAACCGAAGCCCTCCCGGTAACGTCTATAGAAAGGCAAGAGATTATCAAAGAGACCTGGGAAAAGTCGGAAAAAGGAAATGGAACCTGCATTGGAAAACCTGTCCCTGGAGCTGAAGTAAGAATTATACAGATCTCAGATGACCCTATTTTAAAATGGGAAGACGGCTTGGAAGTCCCAAAAGGCCAAACCGGAGAAATAATTGTGAAAGCTCCCTGGGTGACTAAATCTTATTTCAACCGCGATGAAATCACCCGTCTCGCTAAAGTCCCCGATGGCCCAAATTTCTGGCACAGGATGGGTGATGTTGGAAAGTGGGACGACCAAGACCGGCTTTGGTTCTGTGGCAGAAAAAGTCACCGCGTTGTTACTGATTCAGAAACATACTTCACCATTCCCTGCGAAGCTATTTTCAACACACACCCTGATGTCAAACGTTCCGCTTTAGTAGGACAAGGTGCTGGGAAACATCGTGAGCCAGTGATGATCATTGAACCGGAGAATAAAGATAGAGTTACAAAAGATCAGGAAGTTTTCATTAACGAGCTACTGGAAATAGCAGCCTCCTATCCTCACACCTGCTCAATTAAAAAAATATTCTTTTATCCAGATTTTCCAGTGGATGTCCGACACAACGCAAAAATCTGCCGCGAAGAACTAGCGGATTGGGTGAAAAACCAACCTTAA
- the ligA gene encoding NAD-dependent DNA ligase LigA has product MTFKQDIEDLKQTIHKYDHQYYVKNSPLITDREYDALLRRLRELEAVHPEYITPDSPTQRVGGKVDERFKAVDHPVPMLSLDNTYNVDEVRAFHQRVVKSLSDVPEQSIEYVVELKFDGLAVALTYEDGFLVRGATRGDGLQGEDITANLRTLRSIPLKIDFKQRMEVRGEVYMPKKEFERINSEREADGESPFANPRNAAAGALRLLDPAITARRKLGIFVYAVGFLENNPFKTHFELQEKLDELRFPVNQYNRLCKSFESAIDLIEEFRGKRKELDYEVDGLVIQVNSLVYRKRLGETSKFPRWAVAYKYEAEQAVTEIKDIVCQVGRTGSITPVAELKPVSISGSTVGRATLHNEDEIKRKDIRVGDRVVIEKAGEIIPKVVKVVEHSGNRAQPFKMPTACPQCKSSLYRTEREVVWRCVNSACPAQLKERLRHFSSRKAMDIDHFGPSVIEQLVDSGRVKNFSDLYTLEVGEVASLERMGDKSAQNLIAAIEKSKTAGLSRFLHALGIRHVGQRTAILLAATFRSLNRLQETSYEDLEKIDEVGNVIAESLKAFLGSDTNKEEIERLLGLGIIMEEQGDAPERGGVFEGRQFVLTGTLTHFTREEAKEKIQSLGGRVTSTVSKKTDFVVAGESAGSKLDKARQLGIKILDEGELQKLMSE; this is encoded by the coding sequence ATGACGTTCAAACAGGACATTGAGGATCTAAAGCAGACGATCCATAAGTACGATCACCAATATTACGTCAAAAACTCTCCATTGATTACAGACCGGGAATACGACGCACTTCTCAGGCGTTTGCGAGAGCTTGAAGCGGTTCACCCTGAATACATTACTCCCGATTCTCCCACTCAGAGGGTAGGGGGTAAAGTGGATGAAAGATTTAAAGCGGTTGATCATCCTGTGCCCATGCTCAGCCTTGATAATACCTACAATGTCGATGAAGTGCGGGCATTTCATCAGAGAGTGGTCAAGAGCCTGAGTGATGTTCCTGAACAATCTATAGAATATGTGGTGGAACTGAAATTTGATGGATTGGCTGTAGCGCTTACCTATGAAGATGGTTTTCTGGTGCGAGGAGCTACAAGGGGAGATGGACTGCAAGGTGAGGACATCACTGCAAATCTAAGAACTTTACGTTCTATTCCTTTAAAAATTGACTTTAAACAGCGCATGGAAGTTCGCGGTGAGGTCTATATGCCTAAAAAGGAATTTGAACGAATCAATTCGGAACGGGAAGCAGACGGAGAATCCCCTTTTGCCAATCCAAGAAACGCTGCAGCCGGAGCTTTGAGACTATTGGACCCTGCAATAACTGCACGGCGTAAACTTGGGATATTTGTTTACGCAGTGGGCTTTCTTGAAAACAACCCTTTTAAGACACACTTTGAATTACAGGAGAAACTGGATGAACTGAGGTTCCCGGTTAATCAGTACAACAGGTTATGTAAAAGTTTTGAGTCTGCTATCGACTTGATCGAAGAGTTTCGTGGCAAAAGAAAAGAACTCGATTATGAGGTTGACGGACTGGTCATTCAGGTTAACTCATTGGTTTACCGCAAGCGATTGGGGGAAACTTCCAAATTTCCTCGTTGGGCAGTAGCCTATAAATATGAGGCTGAACAGGCAGTAACCGAAATCAAAGACATTGTATGCCAGGTAGGGAGGACAGGATCTATCACACCCGTCGCGGAATTAAAGCCTGTGTCCATTTCTGGATCGACAGTTGGCAGGGCAACGTTGCATAACGAAGACGAAATTAAACGTAAAGACATTCGTGTTGGCGATCGTGTGGTGATCGAAAAGGCAGGGGAAATCATTCCTAAAGTTGTGAAGGTTGTTGAACATTCTGGAAACCGAGCCCAGCCTTTTAAAATGCCAACTGCTTGTCCACAATGTAAGTCATCCCTTTATCGTACTGAACGTGAAGTTGTTTGGCGATGTGTTAACAGTGCCTGTCCAGCACAGTTGAAGGAAAGGCTCAGGCATTTTTCTTCCAGAAAGGCGATGGATATTGACCATTTTGGCCCGTCAGTGATCGAACAATTGGTGGACTCCGGAAGGGTTAAAAATTTTTCAGACCTATATACGCTTGAAGTTGGAGAAGTTGCTTCTTTAGAACGTATGGGGGATAAGTCGGCCCAAAATTTGATTGCGGCTATTGAAAAAAGCAAGACGGCTGGACTTTCCCGTTTCTTACATGCTTTGGGTATAAGGCATGTTGGGCAACGAACGGCAATTCTTTTAGCTGCGACTTTTAGATCCCTCAATAGATTGCAGGAAACCAGTTATGAAGATTTGGAAAAAATTGATGAGGTGGGGAATGTGATCGCTGAAAGCCTCAAAGCTTTTTTGGGAAGCGATACGAATAAAGAAGAGATAGAACGGTTGCTTGGGCTTGGAATTATTATGGAAGAGCAGGGGGATGCGCCTGAAAGAGGAGGTGTGTTTGAAGGCCGACAGTTCGTTCTTACGGGAACCCTGACTCACTTTACTCGTGAAGAAGCAAAAGAGAAAATACAGTCTCTTGGCGGACGGGTAACTTCGACGGTTTCTAAAAAAACCGATTTTGTTGTAGCGGGAGAATCTGCCGGATCAAAACTGGATAAAGCCCGGCAACTTGGTATTAAAATATTAGATGAGGGTGAGTTGCAAAAATTAATGAGTGAATAG
- a CDS encoding DEAD/DEAH box helicase: MTFESLPIPEPVLKGIREAKFKTCTPIQSKSLPITLARKDLAGQAQTGTGKTAAFLITLLTRLLENTPPLDPKRKSGPRALIIAPTRELARQIEKDALLLGKYCSFRTVCVIGGVDYEKQKKQIKDGVDILIATPGRLIDFYKQKFFSLKQVEVMVVDEADRMFDMGFISDLRYLFRNCSPYNKRQSMLFSATLNHRVMELCYEHMNNPVKVAIEPEKTVVDAITQILYHVGQHEKFNLLLGLMKKEAGEKVLIFSNTKIECENLEWKLNHNGFNAGQISGDLHQKARIRVLEKFQKGEINILIATDVASRGLHIDDITHVINYDLPQDAEDYVHRIGRTARAGNKGTAITLCCEDFAQHLERVEDYLKSKIPVSWPEEELFLEAKEGKPPAKKRRGPPPKAKKPDGRRPAKRPPRRRAHTSATR, translated from the coding sequence TTGACTTTTGAGTCTCTCCCCATACCCGAACCAGTTTTGAAGGGTATTCGTGAGGCTAAATTTAAAACCTGCACACCTATCCAGAGCAAGTCTTTACCTATCACACTTGCCCGCAAAGATTTAGCAGGCCAAGCTCAAACCGGCACAGGAAAAACTGCCGCTTTTTTAATCACATTGCTCACACGGTTGTTGGAAAACACTCCACCCCTTGACCCTAAAAGAAAATCTGGTCCACGGGCATTGATCATCGCTCCAACACGGGAACTCGCAAGACAAATTGAGAAGGACGCACTCCTTCTGGGCAAATACTGTTCCTTCCGCACCGTATGTGTTATCGGTGGTGTAGATTATGAAAAACAAAAAAAACAAATCAAAGACGGGGTGGATATACTTATCGCCACACCTGGACGATTGATCGATTTCTACAAACAGAAATTCTTCAGCTTAAAACAAGTCGAAGTGATGGTCGTGGATGAAGCGGATCGCATGTTTGATATGGGTTTCATTTCTGACCTGCGTTACCTGTTCCGAAACTGTTCGCCCTATAACAAACGTCAGTCCATGTTATTTTCAGCAACTCTCAATCACCGGGTGATGGAATTATGTTACGAACATATGAACAATCCGGTAAAGGTCGCTATCGAACCGGAAAAAACCGTGGTCGATGCAATCACCCAAATTCTTTATCACGTGGGTCAGCATGAAAAGTTCAATTTACTTTTGGGCTTGATGAAAAAAGAAGCTGGAGAAAAAGTACTGATTTTTTCCAACACTAAAATTGAATGCGAGAATCTCGAGTGGAAGTTAAACCACAACGGTTTTAATGCCGGGCAAATAAGTGGTGACCTCCATCAAAAAGCGCGAATAAGGGTATTGGAAAAGTTTCAGAAAGGAGAAATCAATATTCTCATCGCCACCGATGTCGCTTCTCGCGGACTGCATATTGACGATATCACGCATGTCATTAATTATGATTTACCTCAAGATGCTGAAGACTATGTACACCGTATAGGCAGGACAGCACGTGCAGGAAACAAGGGTACTGCCATCACTTTGTGCTGTGAAGACTTTGCTCAACACCTGGAACGGGTTGAAGATTACCTGAAAAGCAAAATACCCGTATCCTGGCCTGAAGAAGAATTGTTTCTGGAAGCAAAGGAAGGAAAACCTCCCGCTAAAAAAAGACGCGGTCCACCACCGAAAGCAAAAAAGCCTGATGGCAGAAGGCCTGCGAAACGCCCGCCACGCAGACGAGCCCATACATCAGCTACCCGTTAA
- a CDS encoding DegQ family serine endoprotease, with amino-acid sequence MLKFFFQRAHLTSLTFILLLSLIMSPEVLFALSSDTHPLASNIFVEIAKKQNPAVVNVSNKSKAKALPRQNIPIPRPGPGQGRSPDPFRDFYDRFFGERPNQQPRGGMGSGFVIDKEGHILTNYHVIEGADEIVVTLEDKGKEKEYTATLIGSDSKTDIALVKIKREPGDNTEFPFLRLGSSENLEVGEWVVAIGNPFGLSHTVTVGVVSALGRSIGAGPYDEFIQTDASINPGNSGGPLINIEGEVIGINTAIISGNTGGNVGIGFAIPINIAKGILKDLKETGSVTRGWLGVMIQKITPELEKSFGLSQSEGALVGDVIPNGPADKGGVKRGDVITRFNNQVVREMEDLPKIVAATTPGSVVDVEVIRDGSLKVLRITIEVLKDTKETVVAKADPLGLQVQDITEELAQSLKLEGVDGVLVSDVVAGNAASEAGIRRGDVISEMNRVPVKNLQDYNNLLANVEKGSSVLFLVKRGGSTIYIAVKVE; translated from the coding sequence ATGCTTAAATTTTTTTTCCAACGTGCTCATTTAACTTCACTAACTTTTATATTATTGCTATCGCTCATAATGTCTCCAGAGGTCCTGTTTGCTTTGAGTAGTGATACCCATCCTCTTGCAAGCAATATTTTTGTGGAGATAGCAAAAAAGCAGAACCCTGCTGTTGTTAATGTGAGTAACAAGTCCAAAGCAAAAGCACTTCCTCGGCAGAATATCCCAATACCTCGGCCAGGACCAGGGCAAGGCCGGTCTCCGGACCCTTTCCGTGATTTTTATGATCGTTTTTTTGGGGAGCGTCCAAATCAACAGCCAAGAGGAGGTATGGGCTCGGGATTTGTGATCGACAAGGAAGGACACATCCTTACTAACTATCATGTGATAGAGGGGGCAGATGAAATTGTAGTGACCCTTGAGGATAAAGGAAAAGAAAAAGAATATACAGCCACTCTGATAGGGTCGGACTCCAAAACTGATATTGCCTTGGTCAAAATCAAGCGTGAACCAGGCGACAATACAGAATTTCCTTTTCTGAGACTTGGAAGTTCAGAAAATCTTGAGGTGGGTGAATGGGTAGTAGCCATTGGGAACCCTTTCGGCCTCAGCCATACTGTTACCGTGGGTGTGGTGAGCGCTTTGGGGCGGAGTATTGGCGCTGGCCCCTATGATGAATTCATACAAACCGATGCTTCTATTAATCCCGGTAACAGTGGTGGTCCGCTGATTAATATTGAAGGGGAAGTGATCGGGATCAACACCGCTATTATTTCAGGCAATACGGGTGGAAATGTGGGGATTGGTTTCGCTATCCCTATTAACATTGCAAAGGGAATCTTAAAAGATTTAAAAGAAACAGGGTCTGTCACACGTGGTTGGTTGGGGGTCATGATCCAGAAAATCACTCCTGAACTGGAAAAATCTTTTGGTCTCAGTCAAAGTGAAGGGGCTCTTGTTGGAGATGTGATTCCGAATGGCCCCGCTGATAAAGGAGGAGTTAAGCGCGGTGACGTTATCACCAGATTTAACAATCAGGTTGTAAGGGAAATGGAGGACCTTCCCAAAATCGTTGCAGCGACAACACCTGGGTCGGTGGTAGATGTTGAGGTGATACGTGACGGATCCCTTAAAGTATTGCGTATTACCATAGAGGTATTAAAAGACACTAAGGAAACTGTGGTTGCCAAGGCTGATCCGCTGGGTCTTCAGGTTCAGGACATCACTGAAGAGCTGGCACAAAGCCTTAAACTGGAAGGCGTTGATGGAGTTTTGGTTTCTGATGTGGTTGCAGGAAATGCGGCATCAGAAGCGGGTATCCGCCGGGGCGATGTTATTTCAGAAATGAATCGTGTTCCCGTCAAAAATCTGCAGGACTACAATAACCTTCTTGCCAACGTTGAGAAGGGGTCTTCAGTTCTATTTTTGGTAAAGCGCGGCGGAAGTACCATATATATTGCTGTTAAAGTCGAATAG
- a CDS encoding DUF2065 domain-containing protein, with translation MKLFLSALGLLMIFEGIPYFCFPEQVKSFARKIPDMPDGTLRAIGFCLMMAGLLVVYLGGGNANG, from the coding sequence ATGAAACTGTTTCTTTCAGCATTAGGATTATTGATGATTTTTGAAGGAATTCCATATTTTTGCTTCCCTGAACAAGTTAAGTCCTTTGCACGAAAAATTCCAGATATGCCTGATGGAACCCTCAGGGCAATAGGTTTTTGCCTCATGATGGCAGGATTACTGGTAGTCTACTTAGGAGGAGGAAATGCAAATGGTTAA
- a CDS encoding FAD-binding protein: MIQHDVVIIGAGLAGMRCALEACKELDVALLTKVYPSRSHSGAAQGGIAASLGSSEPDSWEEHMYDTVKGGDFLSDQDAVEEYVKAAPRVIYELEHMGCIFSRTPDGKIAQRSFGGHSKPRACFSADRTGHAILHALHEQLMKNEESVKIYNEWYMHSLILDGDRCNGVVVSNIQTGEVEVMKAKAVVFATGGYGRVFKITSNAFASTADGVMAAFDVGIPLEDPEFVQFHPSGLFRQGILFSEAARGEGAYLLNGNGERFMEKYAPSRMELAPRDIVARAEQSEIDAGRGVNGEDCINLDLRHLGKERIMERLPQIRQLGIDFLGIDCITDCLPIQPTAHYSMGGIPVDKDCHVISDEKGTRVNGFFAAGECACVSVHGGNRLGTNSLLDAVVFGERAGKSVLEYAVGIDHGNVNEGQEKARVLKKFEDIYQRDGSESYNDIRDEMKEVMMTHCGVFRDEEKLKVCIDTLKGLQEKFKKGRVTDKGKVFNTEIYEIIELGNMLGMAMLIATAALERKESRGGHYRTDYPKRDDENFLYHTMIFDSQDGLVIKKKPVVITKYQPAERTY, from the coding sequence GTGATTCAACATGATGTAGTGATTATTGGTGCTGGTCTTGCGGGAATGCGTTGTGCTTTGGAGGCATGTAAAGAGCTGGATGTTGCTCTATTGACCAAAGTATACCCCTCTCGATCTCATTCAGGTGCCGCACAAGGTGGGATTGCCGCTTCTCTAGGAAGCTCGGAACCGGATAGCTGGGAAGAGCATATGTATGACACCGTCAAGGGTGGTGACTTCCTCAGTGATCAGGACGCCGTGGAGGAATATGTCAAGGCCGCCCCCAGAGTCATCTATGAATTGGAGCATATGGGCTGTATTTTCAGCCGTACTCCAGATGGAAAAATTGCTCAGCGAAGTTTCGGTGGCCATTCTAAACCACGTGCATGTTTTTCTGCTGATCGTACTGGCCATGCCATTTTGCATGCACTTCATGAACAACTCATGAAGAATGAGGAATCCGTAAAAATTTATAATGAGTGGTACATGCATTCCCTGATCCTTGATGGTGACCGTTGCAATGGTGTCGTGGTCAGTAATATCCAGACGGGGGAAGTGGAAGTGATGAAGGCCAAAGCTGTTGTATTTGCAACGGGTGGTTATGGCAGGGTTTTCAAAATTACTTCAAACGCTTTTGCCAGCACAGCTGATGGTGTAATGGCCGCATTCGATGTAGGCATTCCTCTGGAAGATCCAGAGTTTGTCCAGTTTCATCCATCAGGTTTGTTCCGCCAGGGAATTTTGTTTTCAGAAGCAGCACGTGGTGAAGGTGCATATCTATTGAATGGAAATGGCGAACGTTTTATGGAAAAGTATGCCCCTTCACGTATGGAGTTGGCTCCTCGTGATATTGTTGCACGGGCTGAACAGAGTGAAATAGATGCAGGCCGTGGTGTCAATGGTGAAGACTGTATCAACCTGGATTTAAGACATTTGGGTAAGGAACGGATCATGGAACGCCTGCCTCAAATCCGGCAATTGGGCATCGACTTTTTAGGTATAGACTGCATTACAGATTGTCTTCCTATTCAACCTACAGCGCATTATTCAATGGGGGGGATTCCGGTTGATAAAGACTGCCACGTTATCAGTGATGAAAAGGGCACCCGTGTGAACGGTTTTTTTGCCGCTGGAGAATGCGCCTGTGTCTCTGTTCATGGTGGAAACCGGCTGGGTACAAATTCCCTTCTGGACGCTGTCGTGTTTGGAGAACGTGCGGGTAAATCGGTGCTTGAATATGCCGTGGGTATTGACCATGGAAATGTAAATGAAGGGCAGGAAAAAGCACGGGTTCTGAAAAAGTTTGAGGATATTTATCAAAGAGATGGGTCAGAAAGCTATAACGATATCCGTGATGAAATGAAAGAAGTGATGATGACCCATTGTGGTGTTTTCCGTGATGAAGAGAAACTTAAAGTTTGCATTGATACCTTGAAAGGACTGCAGGAAAAGTTCAAAAAGGGTAGAGTGACAGACAAAGGTAAGGTGTTCAACACCGAGATTTATGAAATTATTGAGTTGGGGAACATGCTAGGCATGGCAATGCTTATTGCCACTGCGGCCTTGGAGAGAAAGGAAAGCCGGGGCGGGCATTATCGAACGGATTACCCCAAACGCGATGATGAAAACTTTCTCTATCATACGATGATCTTTGATTCCCAGGATGGACTGGTCATTAAAAAGAAACCCGTTGTGATTACCAAATATCAACCCGCAGAGAGAACATATTAA
- a CDS encoding Do family serine endopeptidase, which translates to MLSVSFPSRWFWVVAVPIFLLVHSPASYGESYNRRTPLVRAVERVSPAVVNIYTSEISRSARNPFRSFGNNFFDQFFKDFIPPMVNQRRSLGSGVLINDEGFILTNEHVIAKAAKIHVTLSDKREFDARVIGADIKSDLAIIKIDSDKSLPYVKMGRSDDLMIGEQVLAIGNPFGLQHTVTSGIISALNRNITAGKNMVYSDFIQVDASINPGNSGGPLLNINGSLIGINTAIYQKAEGIGFAIPIDHAKRIVDELIRYGKVRRGWLGASVQELDTQLLRHFKLERKKGVLVISVAGNSSAGKAGLKRGDVIVAVDDHEIKDKSDLSGRMASYTVNSTARFSILRDGKMIERKVHITAIPKNYVKEFTRSWLGLLIRENSQRYARSNRLTTSKGMVVLEVIRDSAGGRIGLKPGDIIRQMNQKRVDNEDDYNKAVVEINNPDRILLLVQRGRQGYYVTLEP; encoded by the coding sequence CTGTTAAGCGTGAGTTTTCCCTCAAGGTGGTTCTGGGTTGTAGCAGTCCCAATATTCTTGCTGGTGCATTCCCCTGCATCTTATGGAGAATCTTATAATCGCAGAACCCCTCTCGTAAGGGCTGTAGAGAGAGTCAGCCCGGCTGTTGTCAATATTTACACGTCTGAAATATCACGATCCGCGCGTAATCCCTTCAGAAGCTTTGGCAATAATTTCTTTGACCAGTTCTTCAAAGACTTTATCCCTCCAATGGTAAATCAAAGGCGTAGCCTGGGTTCAGGTGTTCTCATCAATGACGAAGGTTTTATTCTCACCAATGAGCATGTCATTGCCAAAGCCGCAAAAATTCATGTCACTCTTAGTGATAAAAGAGAGTTTGATGCCAGAGTCATTGGCGCGGATATTAAATCTGACCTTGCTATCATAAAGATTGATTCAGATAAGTCACTACCCTATGTGAAAATGGGCAGGTCTGATGATTTAATGATAGGAGAGCAGGTTTTGGCAATTGGGAATCCATTTGGATTGCAGCACACAGTGACATCCGGAATCATCAGTGCATTAAACCGCAATATAACTGCCGGGAAAAATATGGTTTACAGTGACTTTATTCAAGTCGATGCCTCGATCAACCCGGGAAACAGTGGCGGACCTTTATTGAATATCAACGGCTCCCTGATCGGAATAAATACTGCCATTTATCAAAAGGCGGAAGGGATAGGGTTTGCTATTCCCATAGACCATGCCAAACGTATTGTCGACGAACTGATCCGTTATGGCAAAGTCCGGCGTGGCTGGTTAGGAGCTTCTGTGCAGGAACTGGATACCCAGCTCTTGCGCCATTTTAAACTTGAGAGGAAAAAAGGAGTGTTGGTTATATCGGTGGCTGGCAATAGCTCTGCAGGAAAAGCTGGTTTAAAACGTGGCGATGTAATTGTTGCAGTTGACGATCATGAGATAAAGGACAAATCGGATTTAAGCGGGCGTATGGCTTCTTATACTGTAAACAGCACGGCTCGTTTTTCTATTTTGCGGGATGGGAAAATGATTGAACGTAAAGTACATATCACTGCTATTCCTAAAAATTATGTAAAAGAATTTACCCGGTCATGGCTCGGATTATTAATACGGGAGAACAGCCAACGCTATGCCCGTTCCAATAGGTTGACCACCTCCAAGGGGATGGTTGTATTAGAGGTGATTCGTGATAGTGCAGGTGGGAGAATAGGTCTCAAACCAGGTGATATTATTCGGCAAATGAATCAAAAGCGTGTTGACAATGAAGACGATTATAATAAAGCTGTTGTTGAAATAAATAACCCAGATCGCATTTTACTTTTGGTTCAACGTGGAAGGCAGGGGTATTATGTGACTCTGGAGCCATGA
- a CDS encoding phosphatase PAP2 family protein, producing MSPDNSLKHWWVIFVIFGLYFYATNALAGEAHLKVEEKGRSLSRHVLSGKSEYPQGKPVPNYFSTNSFSGNYMNEGNELLLAANNHYSSALKEKTDRSSLRGGLKLNKNYFKNILTDTGYMLTSPWRWDKSDWYTASTVAGVTGVLFFLDDEFREDFKEGRSSTTDDISSVFEPFGNSAVMFPLMAGFYLYGNLWENEKIERTALLATESFLITSLFTGVLKLMMGRTRPFDGVSEFEFKGPSTGNKAFPSGHTSTAFAIATVVANEYEHVPLAAPISYGLATLTGLSRLNDQKHWASDVFFGAVLGYFTSKTLLKLHSNKKGRHFTIYPQTNYKGGGLVFSTNF from the coding sequence ATGAGTCCTGATAATTCGCTAAAACACTGGTGGGTCATTTTTGTCATTTTTGGACTGTATTTTTATGCCACTAATGCATTAGCGGGCGAAGCTCACCTGAAAGTTGAAGAGAAGGGCAGATCATTAAGCCGCCATGTGTTGTCGGGAAAGTCGGAATATCCGCAGGGAAAACCAGTGCCGAATTACTTTTCTACTAATTCATTTTCAGGAAACTATATGAATGAAGGCAATGAACTACTACTTGCCGCAAACAATCACTATTCATCAGCGCTGAAAGAAAAAACCGATCGGTCAAGTTTGCGTGGCGGTTTAAAGCTGAATAAAAACTATTTTAAAAACATATTGACGGATACCGGTTATATGCTGACGTCACCCTGGCGCTGGGATAAATCTGACTGGTACACCGCTTCAACGGTTGCAGGGGTTACCGGTGTATTATTTTTTCTGGATGATGAATTCAGGGAAGATTTCAAAGAAGGTCGAAGCTCTACCACTGATGACATATCGAGTGTGTTTGAGCCGTTTGGCAATTCAGCTGTTATGTTCCCTCTCATGGCAGGCTTTTACCTTTATGGCAATCTTTGGGAAAATGAAAAAATTGAACGAACTGCTTTACTTGCGACAGAAAGTTTTTTGATTACCAGCCTGTTCACGGGAGTATTAAAATTGATGATGGGTCGGACACGCCCTTTCGACGGGGTTTCTGAATTTGAGTTTAAAGGACCGAGTACAGGAAATAAAGCTTTTCCTTCCGGACATACTTCAACGGCCTTTGCCATCGCAACAGTTGTGGCTAATGAATATGAGCATGTTCCTTTAGCCGCACCAATTTCCTACGGTCTCGCGACCTTGACAGGTCTTTCCCGGTTGAACGATCAAAAACATTGGGCTTCGGACGTGTTTTTTGGTGCTGTGCTGGGTTATTTCACTTCAAAGACGCTGCTCAAGCTTCACAGTAATAAAAAAGGCCGACACTTTACCATTTATCCACAAACGAACTATAAAGGTGGAGGACTGGTCTTTTCGACAAACTTTTAA